The stretch of DNA CGGAAGCGGTTCACCCGTCGAACGTGATACCGATGACCCATATATTGAAGACCAACTCGACTCCCcggctgaagaagaactcGTTGAACAGCAAAAACAAGTGGACGCAGACCGTGCTGCTCAGACAGACAAAACCACCCGTCTCGGCAAACAGCTTGTAGCCGCCGAAACTTCATCTCAGGGTACTGTGCAAGCTGCAACATATATGCTCTACTTCAAAGCTTTGGGAGGTATCACTATCTGGATTATCGTGATTATTGTGTTTTTTGGTTCCCAAATGCTTCAGGTCGCGAACAATGCTTGGATCAAGGAATGGGCCAATGCTGATGACAGGGCGGCTTCTGGTTCGCTCTTGGGCAAAGCAGCAGTCACTGTCTATCAGTTCGTAATTGACACCAGGAAGTATGTTCAAGCAGAGATGGAACGAAAGCATTCGACAGCGTATTATCTGGCAATATATTGGGCCATCTCCGCTTTCTACTTAATTGCTGTTGTCGGTAGGGTTGGTATTTCTTTTATCGGAGCATTGAGGGCCAGTCGTCACATGTATGATCGTCTGTTGCAGCGGATCTTGGGCGCGAGGATGAGGTTCTTTGATTCTACACCTTCGTGAGTGCTTTTGATTTTGCGTGAAGGGAGAAGTGTTGTTAATATACTCGATGAAGGGGTCGAATTTTGAACCGGTTGAGTAAAGACATGTCTTCTATCGACCAGGAAACCGGTGAAAGTGAATTTATGTTTTGTATCAGTGATGCAGGGAACATGCTAATAGAATTTATTAGTCTGTATGTACTTTGCCAACTCATGTCTCTCGGCTGCAACCGTCTTGGTTGTCGTGACTGTATCAACTCCTGGTAAGCATTTTTGGTATCACGACTGTCGCCGAAATTGACATATACGATAGCCTTTCTCGGTGCTTTGGTCCTTATTTGTTTCTTGTACTGGGTTATTGGGTCACTCTACGTGGCCACTAACCGAGAAATCAAGCGCATTGACGTGAGTTCCTTGGGCATATGTGAGGATCGCTGCTGAACTTTGTAAACCAGAGTGTCACCAGGTCTCCCATCTTTATCAGCTTCACTGAGGTCCTTGTCGGTATGTCAACGATTCGCTCTTATGGCGATAGCGCCCGCTTCATGCGCAAGCTATTCCATGAACTTGACCAAAACACGTAAATCAACTTATTTTCGAATCGTTATGATAACGGCTGACATAGTCCAGACGTTGCTTCTGGTACCTATGGCAGGTCAATCGAATTCTTAACAACTACTCGAACTTCGTTGGCGCTTTGGTCACTGTCTTTGCTGCGGTTTTTGCTCTCAAGAACAAGTCGATGGATGCTGGTGCAGTAGGATTGTCTGTCAGTTATGCTTGTAAGTGATCAACTTGACAGCTTTatttgaaaaaaaaaagcttACCATTTATGTCAGTGTCTTTCACTGAATACGTTTTGTGGGTCGTCAGGCTATACGCTGCTGTTGAAATGTCCATGAACAGTGTTGAGCGTGTAGGCGAATGTAAGCTTATTGGTTCATACCTTGGGTCGAAAATTGCTAATAAAAGGCAGACCTTGAACTtgaagtcgaagaagagagtcatgaaaaagggaaggaacCTCCTGCCTACTGGCCGACTAGCGATGGATCGATCGTTGTTGAAAATCTGACCTGTCGATATGCTCCTCAGGTGGGTAGACTTGACATGGGTGTTTTGCGATGATCTAATATGATGGTAGCTCGAGCCTGTCCTCAAAGACATCTCATTCGTTATTGGGCCCAAAGAGAAGATAGGTGTATGTGGTAGAACCGGTAGTGGAAAGAGTAGTACGTGCTTTGAGCTTCCGCATACTTCGACACCTCTGATCGCAATCCCTATAGCTCTTGctctttcattcttcaGGTTCTTGTTCCAAGAATCTGGTAAAATCACAATTGATGGCGAAGATATCTCAAAACTGAGCCTCAATGCGCTCAGGTCAAGGCTTACCATCCTTCCTCAAGGCGCGTCTTTATTCTTCGATGATGTAACGTTGCTGATCATTAACTGACTGTAACAGAGGCCCAGCTCTTCTCCGGAACTGTACGTGACAACCTCGATCCATTTGATCAGCATGAAGACGCCGATATCTGGGATGCCCTTGCTCAATGCGGTCTTGTTGGCAAATCTCGACTCTCAAGCCGCGCTACAAGTCGAGCTCAATCCAGAACTGACCTGAGTGCTTTGAGCTCCTCTACTACTAAAGAGCCTAATGCCCCTCTTGTCAAGAGCGTTCTGAAGAAAAGCTTAAAAAATGCcgaggaaggtgatgaagagggggaaCGGGTTGTCATCAGAAGTTTAGAAGAGAAAGTCGCCGTAGGTGGGAAGAATTTCAGTAAGTGTATTTTGCAGTTCAAGTGATATATGACTAATATAGTCCAACAGGTCAAGGACAAAGGCaacttcttgctcttgctcgGGGTCTCCTCAAGCTCCGCAATTCCAGCTTTCTCATTATGGATGAAAGCACAGCCAACCTCGACCACGCCACGGATGCCACAATCCAGAATGTGTTGCGTACAGGTTTGGCTGATACTCAGATGTTGGTCATCGCGCATCGCCTGATGACTGTCGCTGGTCTTGACAAGTGAGCGTTTCAGATGGGATGCTACATGATACCTGTCCCGCTAACCAAGCAATGCAGGATCTTGGTGCTTGATCACGGAAAGGTAATGGAGTATGGTACACCTTGGGAATTGATGCAGAATGAAGGAGGCATCTTTAGGGAACTGTGCAAGCAAAGCGGAGAAGAGACTCAGTTATGGGAAGTAAGTCAGCGTTCATCATTACTACTGATTGGGACTGACCCATCATGCTGTACTAGGTGGCCAAGATCGTCTACGAAACCAAGCAAAACGCTTCATCTAGGTCCTAGAACAATAGGGAAGTCAATGTGAATCACGTGAATCTTGTAGCAGCTAAAAAAGTAGCACATAATTTCAATTCTGTTCATAAAGAACAAGCATTTCTTAGTAGATCTTGATGCATATCTATGAGATGGAAAGCGGATTTCGAAAACCATCAGTTGgtttcttctctgcttcttgCAATGCTATTTAGGTCCTGCGAATGGTGGGCCTTATTCCCATGGCACCTATGTAACATGCAATTTCCATGGCTTATAAAGTGATACATGTTATCACGCCCCCACCACAAGACATATAATGATACACATTTTAGATAGGGGGTACAACTAGCCATACCACCGCATGCCATAGCCAAGCCACACCCTTCGTCAAACTCTTCACAGTCGGATGCATCACTAACCTATCCCATCCAGCCCATAAATGGCGCTGTTGGCGAGGCGCGAGTGCGTTGGGCGCCGTGGGATGCGGTGACGGAGGTTGTGGAGATGCCTCTGACACAAGTTTgtcagaagaggaaagtgaGGGAGACTCATCAAGGGGAATCTGATGTGTCAAACCTAAGGTAACAGTACTCTCGTCTTTCACTCCCTTTaccccaccatctctcaGTGTCCTATCCAAGCACTCATCCCCCCTATCCTCGCCCGTCCCACCTGATGATGGATTGTAGCCATACATCCTCAGATCTCTCGCTTCCCCTGCGACATAAGAAACTTCATTTCTCAATCTCTGGATTTGTGAGCCCATTGATAATAAGAGCCAGAGCATGAAGAGGTTAAAaaaggttgagaaggagaagagtgtTCGAGCACGCGAGGTCGTAGAGATTTGTGGGGCAGAAGGTGGCTGGAAAGATATTGAGCACGGGGTTGAAAGGGGATAAGAGTACGTGTCGTTTGATGATGGTGTAAGCGTTGTCTGCATGATGGGTTTCACCACTAAAAACGCTAGTCAGctaaaaagaaagaatagGCAGGTCATTCACCTTCCCAACCCTCCCCGCAAAGCTCCACAatccccatcccttccGCATCCTCAAAAGTCGGCAATGAAAACTCTTGCCCGACAATTTCCAAAATAATCTCTACCAACCCTGAatcctccctcccttccttcttcccgaTCCTCACCTCCGTTTTGCCGTCTTGCCATCTATGTAAACACCTTGGAATGGGCTGGCCGTTCATGCTTGCTCGAGTTACCCTCACTGTCCTTCCTTTGATGTCATTGTCGTGGTCATTGCTATTTGGagttgaaggatggaggaTAAACCCAACTTCGTCACCTCGACTagggaaggcgaagagCATAGACATAGAGACGACCCCCCAGATATCTCTGCGTAGCCTGATTCTCATATCCCCCTTAACCTTCCCGCTTTCTTTGTCTCTCTTACTATTCGATACAGAATCATCGGACCAGAAAAAGGCGTTAGCAGAGGGTATGCTGATCAAATGAGGTTCGGACGTGGGAAGAGTTTGGTCCTGGTAGAGAGCATTATTGCACTGGATGTTGCATTGTGTTGAGCCATTGTGCGGAAGATTGACAAGAGGGATTGGGCAAGGAAGGCGTTGGCTAACGAGGGCCAGGTGGGAGATTGGTACAAGCATCCCGCGAAGCGAGAAGGCTCTGTCGCTGTGTTCGTAAAAGTACAAATCGAATAATCTACCCTGCTTGACAGACTTGGCCACTGGTAGGGATACCGACTGCTTAACTCGTTTGGAAGGGGTAGATGGTTTGGAGGTAGGTAACAGCGATACTCTCGACCCCAGAGGCGTGTTGGGTCTCTTCGGAGCCGGACTTTGTTCACTGCTCATTTCAAAGGAGAATTCATCGATAGCATCGCCTGCCGTGGGTAAAGTCTGCCGCATGAGACTAATAGACGAGCCAGAGCCAGATGTTCGTGGGAGGTACGTGGCTGTCGACGGTCCTGCAGCGGCATTGGACGAAAGAATAGATTGCCGTGAGCGACTGCGTCGGTGTAGGTGTCCTGACTGCTCAGGACGGACGGTAGCAAAGGAATCATCATCCTGGTACTCTGCAGTCCTGTCAGgatcttccctttcctcatcttcaaattcTCCATCTACACCTTTCCAATATGCCAATCCCTCACTTTCGATAATCAGTTCAGCccacgcccatccttcggGGACATCGACTTTCAGGGAAACAACTGTATCTGAACCAGGAGCAACGGCAGTATAATTGAGCTCCATAGAAGGTCGATATTTGTCCCATTTGGGCGATATTGAGAGTGATGGAATGGTGGAGTCAATCATAGTGGATGTGAATGACCATTCCAGTCTCAAAATGTCCGTGCTTTTCAAGGCATTAGTCATGTCTCTGGATAGATGCAGGGTGGCGTACCTCTGGAATCTTCCCTCCAACCAGCTAGACCCTTGATCATCATTCTCAtaatcctcatcttccagaTCTTCCCCGTCTTCCcaaccttcctctctcatcACACCCTTCCCATTCCCGTTGATCAAGTCATGTCCATATGGGGATGGATCAGAATCAAAAGCAGACGCTGGCAAGGGCAGCATTTTTGGTTCAGTCAGAACACTGACTTGGTTCATagatgaagtggaggtggaaggggagagaATCTGAAAGCGGATGACATTGTCTAGACATCTTGGAATAGGCAAGAGTACCTTGAACAGGGACATCAATACTTCGATCGCCTGTATAGAATTAGACATACTTTGTAAATGTCATCTTCCACGCTACTTTCCAAGGCCTGTTGAAACTCCATAGTAATCAACcaatcttttctttcccgCTCTGTACTCCCATTGCTATCAGTTTTGCCTTTGaagcttcctcttcttccgctaCCCCCAAGTGAGTCTACCACTACGAAAACCTTCCCGGTCGTACTTGACACATCGATATACGGTTTGCCTCCAAGGATAGATGGCTGAGAAGGTGCAGGTGGGTAAGACGTAGAATGTGGGAGTGAAAGCAATGTTGAAGCAATACGAAGGTGTGGCGACTgcgaagagggaagaggaagtggtAGAGGATGAATGGTCGGCTGGGACAAGAGAGCTGGAGGTGTTGCTGCGGATACAAGTAAACATGGGAGATAGGACAATAGTCATCGACATACAGTTGAATAGCACCCATCTTGCTCCCGGCCTTCCAGGGCTTTCCTTAGGCAACGATACCTGTATCACAATCAGCATTTGATTAATTGTACTTGCGTCAGAGTTTGACAGACCTTCAGACATATAAGTCCTCTAACATGAGTGTCTGAAGCTGTAGCCTGTATTCCTAGCTTTGATATAACGAGTCCCGAGGGTCCCATTCTTGATAAATTAGAAGCAGTAGATGTGAATGTGAATTCAAAATGACTTTCCTCGTTATTAGTATCCTGCACTTAAGATCAACTTCGTTGCCGGGCGGGTGATGACGGAATCTAAGGTGAAGGGGAGTCACGTGACCTGCACTCAGCGCACAAACAAAAGACCACAGAGGTCGGCATCTACGTTGGATGCCGTTGCGCCTTAAGAGGATGTACATGGTGACTGCTGCCTGTTTAAGATGAAGTCGACTTAAACTCGTAACGACATGTCAGTGCAGCTATTCCAAGGTGGACCATGTCAACCCTATCGACGGTGATGGGGCGAcatgaaagaagagtagAAGACGACAGAGGATATCCTGAGGGAACAATAAAATGACGCAAAATGGCGGTGAGGTGTGTGTGCCCGCTCACGCGTAGGGTATTACATGCAGTCCATCTAATATGCAAGGTATCCATTCCTGCTTGTCCAACTTTTTGCTTAAGCACCCGCTAGTGGCCCTGCCGTTTCGGACCATTGCTTAGTCCCCATCTGGGACAATCGGCTAACACATCGCGCGAACGCGAAcagctcttcatcgccGGAGAATAATGAGGATGATCCCACTGCTGAAGGATCAAGACCCTATGGGAGATGTCAGCGATCGTTCCTGCAATGGGAAAAAATAAATGGTTCGTACAAGTTCGTCCATGACTATGCATAAAAAAAGGATGGTCAGTTGAAATGTTAAAGAAGAAATAAAGCTCTTACCCTCTTGCATGTGTGCGTCCTCGGCTGCTGAGCCATGCTTATCGGAGAACACCTGGAAAATTGGAACTTCACTAGAACAAAAAAGTTTTGTCTTGTTCTCGTAGCATGCTATAACTATATCAATCAATAGGTACATCACAGCAAAAAAATTAACGTACCATCGATGAACGTGATGAACCTCCTCGCCTGATCTCTTTCACTCAATCCCATCCTCGGTATATCTTCCACAAACACCGTACCAAACTTGCTCGTCACCTCGAGATAATCTGCAGCACTCAGAGGTTTGTTACACAAATCCGCAAAAGTGAATTTCGCCACGCTTCCCGACGACTCGGGAACATTCAGTTCTCGTCCCCAAAGGTGGACCTTCCGGTTATGGACAACTTCAGAGGAGACGGGGTCTGTCGAAGCAAAAGAATCAAACAGCTTATTGATCTCGGATTTAACTgttggagagagagggtTATAGTACACCTTGGAAAGCGCCCGGGGAATCTTTCGATAGTCGGTACCAGAGTCAAGGTCAACGACTTCGAAGCGCTCTTTGATGAGCTCGATGGCGGGGATGAAGGATTGTCGTTGGATACCATTGATGTAGAGTTCATCCGGATGCCGACTATTGTACGTCAACGTCACGAGACAATTCGCTAGATGGCGGACTTACTTGGAAGTCATGATACAAACCACGCCAAAGCTCATGAGTCTCTCCAACAACCCTCTAAGGATCATCGCAGTGACAATATCCGTAACCTGAAACTCATCGAAGCACAATACCCTCCCTTCATTCGCTAAGCTCCTCGCTACCTCTGGCAACACGTCCTTTTTTCCCAACCCCGCCTTTTCGTACTCAACGACCAACTTATGCTGTCGCTGAAGGACGTCGAGCATGAAGGCGTGGAAATGTATTCGGATAGATCCATAACCGCCTTGAGAGGTAGGCCGGAATTGCTTGGGGATAGTGGAGTGGAAGAGATCCATAAGCATAGTCTTGCCTGTACCAACAGACCCGTAGAGGTAGAGACCTTTGGGGACATTAGATAAAGGGATTGTTACTTCAGATTGTGAGGGGCCTTTAGAGAAGAATCTGCTGAACTGAAAAGATAGACAAGTTAGATGTCTCTTGATAGGTTTTTGGCGGAACTCacgatggaggatgaaggctGAACAGCTGCAGCCGGCACAGGTCCAGGATCATAGTCTTTCAAGTCATCCCATAATCTTTGAAGCTTCTGTATAATTCCTCTCTGGTATGGATCTGACCTAAGCACTTTATCTTTGACGAGATGCTCATATCTTGTAACAGGATCTTGATAAAAATATTACACACATCAATTTTAGTGTAGATGGAATATTAGAAAGGTAAACCGACCTTTAAACGATGCTCGAGCTTCGACAATATGGGTAGTGGTGGAAGTAAGACTCTGCTTCTCCCTTCTGGCTGTTCCTGTCAAATGGATATGTCTTATGGCAGCTCCTGAAGATAGCCCGCCACATGGCAAATGAGTAGGTCCAGGGCTCAATGAGATTACAGCCGCATGGTTGGCCAAAGGGCGAGCAGTGGGAGCCAAAGTGActcttgagcttgaagccTTGACTGTTGTAAAATATAGAGTTGTCCTCATTTACCGTAACGCTTCTATGGTTGTTCCAAATGGTTCGTTGCGGAGGAAATATCGACCTTATATGACTAGACTCGAAAGATAACGAGCCCGAATGGACGATCATCATACAGAGATGATGCCGATAGTCGGCAAACAAAAGAGCCGAGGATGATatccgccgccgccactCGTCAAAACACCGCCAAGAGCCGAATGAGCCACGTGGTAAAAGACGTAAACAATCAACGCGCGCGACTGGCTTTTCCACAATCTCTCGAGTGTATCCACAGTAGTTCACAGTTTCTTATTTCCTTAATCTCTTTCTATCAACGCGAGTCCCCAAGATGTCTAGGAGGCCTACCACCAACAGGTCAGGGATGTCAAGAACAGCGCCGTCAACGTCTATCTCaatgcctccaccatcaaGGATCCCCAATCGGCCGCCATCGGTCATGTCGGTATCTCAAGCTTCACATGGGAGAAATGATGGAGATAGTCGAGCTGCGAGCCCACAAAGAAAGATAAGAAAGACTGTTAACGGATCTATAACAAATAGAAAAATGGAAACGCCTGGGGTGGGAATAAATACAGATGGTGAAATCAATATTCAAGTGGTCGTGCGATGTCGGTACGTGTTTGTGTAGTTTCATCAGTTTGATGTTGACGCTCTATTATACCAGTGGACGCTCGCAACAAGAGGTGGATCAAGCATCTCCAGTCattaccaccaccactgGACCGATATCAAAGATGGTCACCGTCGAAACTACTCCATTACCGTCAGCGACCCTGTCAACATTCGCGACGGCATCATACGGTGGAACTCACCAGCCGGCCACAAAAACGTATCCTTTCGACAAGGTTTTCGGGCCAGAAGCTGACCAAACAATGGTTTTTAACGAGGTTGCTGAAGGAATGCTGGGGGAAGTTCTGTCAGGATACAATTGTACCATTTTTGCTTACGGGCAGACAGGTACTGGAAAAACGTATGGTGATCTTTTGAACTGGCACAATAATCCTGACATTTTATTAGCTATACTA from Cryptococcus neoformans var. neoformans B-3501A chromosome 7, whole genome shotgun sequence encodes:
- a CDS encoding hypothetical protein (HMMPfam hit to AFG1_ATPase, AFG1-like ATPase, score: 276.5, E(): 4.1e-80), whose protein sequence is MRTTLYFTTVKASSSRVTLAPTARPLANHAAVISLSPGPTHLPCGGLSSGAAIRHIHLTGTARREKQSLTSTTTHIVEARASFKDPVTRYEHLVKDKVLRSDPYQRGIIQKLQRLWDDLKDYDPGPVPAAAVQPSSSIFSRFFSKGPSQSEVTIPLSNVPKGLYLYGSVGTGKTMLMDLFHSTIPKQFRPTSQGGYGSIRIHFHAFMLDVLQRQHKLVVEYEKAGLGKKDVLPEVARSLANEGRVLCFDEFQVTDIVTAMILRGLLERLMSFGVVCIMTSNRHPDELYINGIQRQSFIPAIELIKERFEVVDLDSGTDYRKIPRALSKVYYNPLSPTVKSEINKLFDSFASTDPVSSEVVHNRKVHLWGRELNVPESSGSVAKFTFADLCNKPLSAADYLEVTSKFGTVFVEDIPRMGLSERDQARRFITFIDACYENKTKLFCSSEVPIFQVFSDKHGSAAEDAHMQEVMDELGLDPSAVGSSSLFSGDEELFAFARCVSRLSQMGTKQWSETAGPLAGA